One genomic segment of Rubripirellula amarantea includes these proteins:
- a CDS encoding SGNH/GDSL hydrolase family protein produces the protein MTLRRFVFASLFLFCVTVVTAQDSPATAKLDPAMDVNRAAADGLDWHDVTQWGVEGRILDDQERERWFDRLPQSAEKSVTSNVWNLSRDSAGMMTRFKTDATAIHVHYKLRKSNLAMPHMPATGVSGIDLYARDTDGTWKWVQVTKPASQEVKAEIISGLAPGEREYAAYLPLYNGVEFMSIGVEQGSKFEGLAAREKPIVFYGTSITHGACASRPGMVHTAILGRRLDHPVANLGFSGNGRMDLEVGDYLVQVDAAAYVIDCLPNMGPSDVEKKCVPLVKQIRAAKPNTPIILVEDRRKTNDWIIPAIAKFHTKNHAALRTAYESLLNDGVTGLHYIPGDHLYGDDTEGATDSSHANDLGFMRQAEIFEPVLREALDQ, from the coding sequence TTGACACTTCGCCGATTCGTTTTTGCGAGTCTGTTTCTTTTTTGTGTCACGGTCGTCACGGCCCAGGATTCACCAGCGACGGCGAAGCTTGACCCCGCGATGGATGTCAATCGCGCAGCAGCCGACGGATTGGACTGGCATGACGTGACGCAGTGGGGAGTCGAAGGCCGAATCCTTGATGACCAAGAACGCGAGCGGTGGTTTGATCGTTTGCCTCAATCTGCTGAAAAGTCAGTGACCAGCAACGTTTGGAACCTTAGTCGTGACAGCGCGGGGATGATGACGCGTTTCAAGACGGACGCGACCGCGATTCATGTGCACTACAAACTTCGCAAGTCGAACCTCGCAATGCCCCACATGCCCGCAACCGGCGTTAGTGGCATCGACTTGTATGCTCGTGATACCGATGGAACGTGGAAATGGGTGCAAGTCACCAAGCCGGCATCTCAAGAGGTCAAGGCCGAGATCATTAGCGGTTTGGCACCGGGCGAACGAGAATATGCAGCCTACCTGCCGCTTTACAACGGCGTCGAATTCATGAGCATTGGTGTCGAGCAAGGCAGTAAGTTTGAAGGCTTGGCCGCACGCGAAAAGCCAATCGTGTTTTACGGAACGAGCATTACCCATGGTGCGTGTGCCAGTCGTCCCGGAATGGTGCACACCGCTATCCTCGGTCGGCGTCTTGATCACCCGGTCGCTAACCTCGGTTTCTCAGGCAACGGCCGCATGGACTTGGAAGTGGGTGACTACCTTGTCCAAGTCGATGCCGCAGCCTACGTGATCGATTGCTTACCCAATATGGGACCCAGTGACGTCGAAAAGAAGTGTGTTCCATTGGTCAAGCAAATCCGAGCTGCCAAACCTAATACTCCAATCATCTTGGTGGAAGATCGACGAAAGACAAACGACTGGATCATTCCCGCGATCGCTAAGTTCCACACCAAGAACCATGCAGCCCTACGAACGGCTTATGAGTCGCTGTTGAATGACGGTGTAACGGGGCTGCACTACATTCCTGGCGACCATCTGTATGGTGATGACACCGAAGGCGCGACCGATTCGTCGCACGCCAATGACTTAGGATTCATGCGACAGGCCGAAATCTTCGAGCCCGTGTTGCGAGAAGCGTTGGACCAATAG
- a CDS encoding sulfatase, with amino-acid sequence MSSAQHSRIYCLIIVLLCTASLSNSQCFAEESRQPNVLFLISDDLNTRIGCYGDPNVKTPNIDRLAARGTRFENAYCQFPLCGPSRNSMLCGLYPDATGILRNAQIFRETIPTRQSLSHAFRMQGYFAARIGKLYHYNVPRSVGTNGHDDPASWELEISPAGCDRLIEEPDIFSLKKGSFGGTLSWYASPRPDELHTDAILAEEADWVLDRCAKKNDRPFFLAVGFFRPHTPYVAPAKYFEPYDLKDMPVIEGADVDVRDVPPPALLSRKKEQDLLTDDLSRQAIQAYYASTTFMDAQVGKVLDSLDRHGLADNTIVVFTSDHGYHLGEKGLWQKQSLFEQSARVPLIIAAPGSSGGKVASSPVGLVDLYPTLTDFCNVEVDAEMHGQSLVPMLDDASYQGRGYAISQVLRNARKKDKEINGYTIRTPRYRLTLWDEGKKGRELYDHDHDPLEQTNLLYGDGAKDANTASVERELTNLLHAEMKKAMPADGRPEVKNQNWVIDLTNP; translated from the coding sequence ATGAGTTCTGCTCAACATTCTAGAATCTATTGCCTGATTATTGTTCTTCTCTGCACTGCATCGCTTAGTAACAGTCAGTGTTTTGCCGAGGAGTCGAGGCAACCGAATGTTCTGTTTTTGATCTCGGACGATCTCAATACACGTATCGGTTGTTACGGCGATCCCAATGTGAAGACGCCGAACATCGATCGGCTGGCGGCGCGAGGAACACGCTTTGAAAATGCGTATTGCCAATTCCCATTGTGTGGCCCCAGTCGGAACTCGATGTTGTGCGGGCTGTATCCTGACGCGACTGGAATATTGCGCAACGCGCAAATCTTTCGCGAAACGATACCCACACGTCAGTCGCTGTCGCACGCGTTTCGCATGCAGGGTTATTTCGCCGCGCGAATCGGTAAGCTTTATCACTACAACGTGCCCCGGAGTGTTGGTACCAATGGGCATGATGATCCAGCTTCCTGGGAGCTGGAAATTAGTCCTGCGGGATGCGACCGCTTGATTGAAGAGCCGGACATTTTCTCGCTGAAGAAGGGCAGCTTTGGTGGAACCTTATCGTGGTACGCGTCACCTCGTCCCGACGAGCTGCATACCGATGCGATACTGGCCGAGGAAGCCGACTGGGTGTTGGATCGTTGTGCCAAGAAGAATGATCGCCCCTTCTTTCTGGCAGTCGGTTTTTTCCGACCTCATACGCCGTACGTCGCTCCCGCAAAGTACTTCGAACCGTACGACTTAAAAGACATGCCGGTCATCGAAGGGGCTGATGTGGATGTTAGAGACGTTCCCCCACCCGCACTTTTGAGCCGAAAGAAAGAGCAGGACTTGCTGACCGATGATTTGAGTCGCCAGGCGATTCAGGCTTACTACGCGAGCACCACGTTCATGGATGCGCAGGTGGGCAAAGTCCTTGACTCGCTAGATCGTCACGGGTTAGCGGACAATACGATCGTGGTGTTCACGAGCGATCACGGCTACCACCTCGGCGAAAAGGGGCTGTGGCAAAAGCAGAGTCTCTTCGAGCAAAGCGCGCGAGTGCCATTGATCATTGCCGCACCCGGTTCCTCTGGTGGAAAGGTTGCGTCGTCACCGGTTGGATTGGTCGACCTCTATCCAACGCTCACCGACTTCTGCAACGTCGAAGTTGATGCTGAAATGCACGGCCAATCGTTGGTTCCGATGCTGGATGACGCTAGCTACCAAGGTCGAGGCTACGCGATTTCTCAAGTTCTGCGAAACGCTCGAAAGAAAGACAAGGAAATCAACGGCTATACCATTCGCACTCCGCGCTATCGGTTAACTCTCTGGGATGAGGGTAAGAAAGGACGCGAGTTATACGACCACGACCACGATCCGCTCGAACAGACAAATCTTCTGTACGGCGACGGTGCGAAAGATGCGAATACGGCGTCGGTGGAACGCGAGCTGACGAATTTGCTGCACGCCGAGATGAAGAAGGCGATGCCGGCAGATGGGCGTCCCGAAGTCAAGAATCAAAACTGGGTGATCGATCTTACGAATCCCTGA